A stretch of the Coprobacillus cateniformis genome encodes the following:
- the hprK gene encoding HPr(Ser) kinase/phosphatase, which yields MSKSVKLKELIKSMSFKQVSGDEESLEREIFVAEINRPGFELAGFFKHTDFRRIILFGEKEIAFVREMSKESQLACFSKLANDETPCIIIAKGYECPEILKNIAVKRNFPIFETMQATGRVSIDLTGTLDEALAPETLIHGVFLNIYGKGVVIRGDSGIGKSEIALELIKRGHLLIADDAIELYHIGQNIVGRAPEVLRNLLEIRGIGVIDVSKMFGVASILPKDNVDLIIQLDRWLPSREYTRIGVEEDDVTEEILSIQIPKIVVPVTGGRSMSAIIEAAVMNMQLKDSGFDSSKEFVNRILDNIKSKS from the coding sequence ATGAGTAAATCGGTAAAGCTAAAAGAATTGATTAAGTCAATGTCATTTAAACAAGTCTCTGGTGATGAAGAATCTTTAGAAAGAGAAATATTTGTTGCTGAAATTAATCGACCTGGATTTGAGTTGGCAGGATTTTTTAAACATACGGATTTTAGAAGAATTATTTTGTTTGGTGAAAAGGAAATTGCATTTGTAAGAGAAATGAGCAAAGAGTCTCAATTGGCTTGTTTCTCTAAACTTGCAAATGATGAAACACCTTGTATTATCATTGCAAAAGGATATGAATGTCCAGAAATATTAAAAAATATAGCAGTCAAAAGAAATTTCCCAATCTTTGAAACCATGCAGGCAACTGGACGTGTTTCTATTGATTTAACTGGAACGTTGGATGAAGCTTTGGCACCAGAAACACTTATTCATGGGGTTTTCTTGAATATTTATGGAAAAGGCGTTGTTATTAGAGGTGATAGTGGAATTGGTAAATCAGAAATTGCTCTCGAATTAATTAAAAGAGGTCATTTGCTGATTGCTGATGATGCTATTGAACTTTATCATATTGGTCAAAATATTGTTGGGAGAGCACCTGAGGTTTTAAGAAACTTGCTTGAAATTAGAGGGATAGGAGTTATTGATGTTTCTAAGATGTTTGGAGTGGCTTCTATTTTACCAAAGGATAACGTTGATCTTATTATCCAACTAGATAGATGGTTACCATCTCGTGAGTATACACGAATTGGTGTTGAAGAAGACGATGTGACTGAAGAAATATTATCTATACAAATACCTAAAATTGTTGTTCCTGTAACAGGAGGAAGAAGTATGTCAGCGATTATTGAAGCAGCAGTTATGAATATGCAGTTGAAAGATTCAGGATTTGATTCTAGTAAAGAATTTGTGAATAGAATCCTGGATAATATTAAGAGTAAATCTTAA
- the uvrA gene encoding excinuclease ABC subunit UvrA, whose amino-acid sequence MNKDKIIIKGARVNNLKNIDVEIPRDKLVIMTGLSGSGKTSLAFDTIYAEGQRRYVESLSAYARQFLGGVEKPDVDSIEGLSPSIAIDQKTTSNNPRSTVGTVTEIFDYLRLLYARVGHAYCPEHHVLIESQTIKQMVDAIDAYKDGTKLQVLARMCKNQKGTHKDLFEELMKDGFVRVQVDGESMLLEDEIILDKNKKHNIDVVVDRIVKKEGYRSRLADSLETALKLTGGEAIVENLSEKTEKLFSQHLACPHCGFSVPKLEPRLFSFNNPLGACPDCKGIGVKNEVDDDLLIPDWSLSINQGGLRYFKTSVGTDRIEWQRFLVLCREYNIDLDKPLKDFSKKELKIILRGSDRPITYTIESSSGNVSKTTKYIEGVKTLIERRFEETTSSWSKEWYASFMAEHTCPTCQGRRLNDQVLSVVVGGINISQFTDMSIEKALNFMNELKLNETEAKIAKLIIKEIQDRLTFLNNVGLGYLTLSRRAGGLSGGEAQRIRLATQIGSRLTGVLYVLDEPSIGLHQRDNEKLIQTLCNMRDLGNSVVVVEHDEDTMRASDYIIDIGPGAGVHGGEVIAAGTPEEIMKNPNSITGKYLSGEYSIPVPKKHRKGNGLFIEIKGAKENNLKNINVKFPLGKFICVTGVSGSGKSTLVNEILCKAVRAKLYHSKEKPGLHKEILGLENVDKVIEVSQDPIGRTPRSNPVTYTGVFDDIRDLFAKTPEAKIRGYDKGRFSFNVKGGRCEACQGDGVKRISMHFLPDVYVPCEECGGKRYNEETLQVTYKDKTIYDVLEMTIEDAIDFFDNLARIRSKIQTISDVGLGYVKLGQSATTLSGGEAQRVKLASELQKKATGKTVYILDEPTTGLHSHDVARLIEVLNRIVDQGDTVIVIEHNLDVIKVADHIIDLGLEGGDNGGTIVVSGTPEKVAKCAESHTGRFLKKVLE is encoded by the coding sequence ATGAATAAGGATAAAATTATTATTAAAGGAGCAAGAGTCAATAATTTAAAGAATATTGATGTTGAAATTCCTAGGGATAAATTGGTTATTATGACTGGACTATCTGGGAGTGGAAAGACATCATTGGCTTTTGATACAATTTATGCAGAAGGACAAAGACGATATGTTGAATCTTTAAGTGCATATGCCAGACAATTCTTGGGTGGGGTTGAAAAGCCAGATGTTGATAGTATTGAAGGACTTTCACCATCAATTGCGATTGATCAAAAGACAACTTCGAACAATCCTCGTTCAACTGTTGGAACAGTCACAGAAATTTTTGATTATTTAAGATTGTTATATGCAAGAGTTGGACATGCCTATTGTCCTGAGCATCATGTTTTAATTGAGTCACAAACAATTAAACAAATGGTGGATGCAATTGATGCATATAAAGATGGAACAAAGCTACAGGTTTTGGCAAGAATGTGTAAAAATCAAAAAGGAACTCATAAGGATTTATTTGAAGAATTAATGAAAGATGGTTTTGTAAGAGTTCAGGTTGATGGCGAAAGCATGTTGTTAGAAGATGAAATTATTTTAGATAAAAACAAGAAACATAACATTGATGTTGTTGTTGATAGAATTGTAAAAAAGGAAGGATATCGTTCTCGTTTAGCTGATTCTTTAGAGACTGCGTTAAAGTTAACTGGTGGAGAAGCGATTGTTGAAAATTTAAGTGAAAAGACAGAGAAGTTATTTTCACAACATTTGGCATGTCCTCACTGTGGTTTTAGTGTTCCTAAATTGGAGCCAAGATTATTTTCTTTTAATAATCCATTAGGTGCATGTCCTGATTGTAAGGGAATCGGTGTTAAGAATGAAGTTGATGATGATTTATTAATTCCAGATTGGTCGTTGAGTATTAATCAGGGTGGTTTGCGTTACTTTAAAACATCTGTGGGAACTGATCGTATTGAATGGCAAAGATTTTTAGTTTTATGTCGAGAATATAATATTGATTTAGATAAGCCTTTAAAAGATTTTAGCAAGAAGGAATTGAAAATTATTTTGAGGGGTTCAGATCGTCCAATTACTTATACTATTGAATCAAGTTCTGGGAATGTTTCTAAAACCACAAAATATATTGAAGGTGTGAAGACTTTGATTGAGCGTCGTTTTGAGGAAACAACATCATCTTGGTCGAAAGAATGGTATGCTTCATTTATGGCTGAGCACACTTGTCCAACTTGTCAGGGTAGACGTTTAAATGATCAAGTTCTTAGTGTTGTTGTAGGTGGAATAAATATTAGTCAATTTACAGATATGTCTATTGAAAAGGCTTTAAATTTTATGAATGAATTAAAATTAAATGAAACTGAAGCCAAAATAGCAAAATTAATTATTAAAGAAATACAAGATAGATTGACTTTCTTAAATAATGTTGGATTAGGTTATTTAACATTATCAAGAAGAGCAGGTGGATTGTCTGGTGGTGAAGCACAACGTATTCGCTTAGCGACTCAGATTGGTTCTCGTTTAACTGGAGTTCTATATGTTTTAGATGAACCTTCTATTGGTTTACATCAAAGAGATAATGAAAAGTTAATTCAAACCTTGTGTAATATGCGTGATTTGGGTAATAGTGTTGTTGTTGTTGAACATGATGAAGATACAATGAGAGCATCTGATTATATTATTGACATTGGACCAGGAGCAGGTGTTCATGGTGGTGAGGTGATTGCTGCAGGAACTCCTGAAGAAATAATGAAAAATCCAAATTCAATTACTGGAAAATATTTATCTGGCGAATACTCAATTCCTGTTCCTAAAAAACACCGAAAAGGAAATGGTCTGTTTATTGAAATTAAAGGTGCTAAAGAAAATAATTTAAAGAATATTAATGTGAAATTCCCATTAGGGAAATTCATTTGTGTGACAGGAGTTTCTGGAAGTGGAAAGTCTACTTTAGTCAATGAAATCTTATGTAAGGCTGTGCGTGCTAAACTTTATCATTCTAAAGAAAAACCAGGATTACATAAAGAAATTCTAGGATTGGAGAATGTTGATAAAGTCATTGAAGTTTCACAGGATCCAATTGGTAGAACGCCACGCTCTAATCCAGTTACATATACTGGTGTTTTTGATGATATCAGGGATTTATTTGCGAAAACACCAGAAGCAAAAATACGTGGGTATGACAAAGGACGTTTCTCATTTAATGTGAAAGGTGGGCGTTGTGAAGCTTGTCAAGGTGATGGTGTTAAACGTATTAGTATGCATTTCTTGCCTGATGTTTATGTACCATGTGAAGAATGTGGTGGAAAACGCTATAATGAAGAAACTTTACAAGTCACATACAAAGATAAGACAATCTATGATGTTTTAGAGATGACAATTGAAGATGCTATTGATTTTTTTGATAATTTAGCTCGTATACGTTCTAAGATTCAAACGATCTCTGATGTTGGGTTAGGATATGTTAAGTTAGGTCAAAGCGCAACAACTCTTTCTGGGGGAGAAGCACAACGTGTCAAATTAGCAAGTGAACTTCAAAAGAAGGCAACTGGAAAAACTGTTTATATTTTAGATGAGCCAACAACTGGTTTGCATAGTCATGATGTAGCACGCTTAATTGAGGTTTTAAATCGTATTGTTGATCAAGGAGATACAGTTATTGTTATTGAGCATAACCTAGATGTTATCAAGGTTGCTGATCATATTATTGATTTGGGATTGGAAGGTGGCGACAATGGTGGTACAATTGTAGTATCAGGTACACCTGAAAAAGTTGCTAAATGTGCTGAAAGCCATACAGGACGCTTTCTTAAGAAAGTGTTAGAGTAG
- a CDS encoding CCA tRNA nucleotidyltransferase, giving the protein MELNQLARTIFDDILAQGGRVYIVGGSVRDVILKNSGEHDVDVEVYHMTYEQLHDLLAKYGVVNTFGKMFAIMQLENLKGYDFALPRQEKKVGEKHQDFEVIINPELPLEKAVKRRDLTMNALMYDYQNEEIIDLCGGLDDIKKHQVRCVDPQSFVEDPLRVLRIAQFIARFEMTVEEKTLDLCYQMVQQGMLKHLSIERIYGEYCKILMSPRPSIGFEFLKRIKALPFYLSDLITTHQRLDYHPEGDVFTHTMLVIDVAALTKHKTDAPLSFMWSCLLHDIGKPLVTTADGHAPQHNEAGVKVFQKVKMIQSKKQRQYISTMIMYHMHLMNMARNHGKDLSYLRLLKKIDGKVSMNDLICISCCDKLGRGKVAQEQYDAFFTFIEDKIARLGMQAPQPLINGYILIQNGFQQNKQLKMILDEAYDLQLQGLSQEKILRSLKKKYE; this is encoded by the coding sequence ATGGAACTTAATCAATTAGCCAGAACTATCTTTGATGATATATTAGCTCAAGGTGGAAGAGTTTATATTGTTGGTGGAAGTGTTAGAGATGTTATCTTGAAGAACTCAGGAGAACATGATGTTGATGTAGAGGTTTATCATATGACTTATGAGCAACTTCATGATTTGTTAGCAAAATACGGAGTTGTGAATACTTTTGGAAAAATGTTTGCGATTATGCAGCTGGAAAATCTAAAGGGATATGATTTTGCCCTACCTCGTCAAGAAAAAAAGGTAGGCGAAAAACATCAGGATTTTGAAGTTATAATCAATCCTGAACTTCCTCTTGAAAAGGCAGTGAAGCGAAGAGATTTGACAATGAATGCATTGATGTATGATTATCAAAATGAAGAAATCATTGATTTATGTGGTGGATTGGATGATATTAAAAAGCATCAGGTTCGTTGTGTGGATCCTCAATCATTTGTTGAGGACCCTTTACGTGTTTTAAGAATTGCACAGTTTATAGCAAGATTCGAGATGACTGTAGAAGAGAAAACGTTAGATTTATGTTATCAAATGGTTCAGCAAGGAATGCTGAAGCATCTATCAATAGAGAGAATCTATGGCGAATATTGTAAGATTTTGATGTCACCTAGACCATCAATAGGATTTGAATTTTTAAAAAGGATTAAAGCTTTACCGTTTTATTTAAGTGATTTAATAACAACTCATCAACGTTTAGACTATCATCCTGAAGGTGATGTCTTTACACATACGATGTTAGTCATTGATGTGGCTGCTTTAACAAAGCATAAGACAGATGCCCCTTTATCATTTATGTGGTCCTGTCTTTTGCATGATATTGGAAAGCCTTTAGTGACGACAGCTGATGGTCATGCACCACAGCATAATGAAGCTGGTGTTAAAGTCTTTCAAAAGGTTAAAATGATTCAATCTAAGAAACAAAGACAATATATATCAACAATGATTATGTATCATATGCATCTTATGAATATGGCAAGAAATCATGGAAAAGATTTATCCTATCTTAGATTATTAAAGAAAATTGATGGAAAAGTTTCTATGAATGATTTGATTTGTATAAGTTGTTGTGATAAGTTAGGGAGAGGGAAAGTAGCTCAAGAACAATATGATGCTTTCTTTACTTTTATAGAAGATAAAATAGCACGATTGGGAATGCAGGCACCTCAGCCACTAATTAATGGATATATATTGATTCAGAATGGTTTTCAACAAAATAAACAATTGAAAATGATTTTGGATGAAGCCTATGATTTGCAATTACAGGGTTTAAGTCAGGAAAAGATATTAAGGAGTTTAAAGAAAAAATATGAATAA
- the lgt gene encoding prolipoprotein diacylglyceryl transferase, with the protein MEFFKDFSTFVTIGPISIQWYAIVILTGAFIAYALGQYRFKQLGYNKEILSDYFFALLFIGIIGARIWYVIFTFNEVYISNPLEIFAVWHGGLAIQGGIFTGLIYSYFFFKKRNIPFLVAGDAIMPGVLIAQACGRWGNFFNHEAFGSEVSLKFLNSLHLPDFIIQNMYIDGAYHHPTFLYESVGNIIAFLLIIFVIRKFQKHIGMQFFGYFVFYGVVRFFVEGLRTDSLMFGPIRMAQLISIVFFAVGIVGMVYVHMKGTKVEEFQVE; encoded by the coding sequence ATGGAATTCTTTAAGGATTTTAGTACTTTTGTAACGATTGGACCTATTAGTATCCAATGGTATGCAATTGTCATTTTGACTGGTGCTTTCATTGCGTATGCTTTGGGTCAATATCGTTTTAAACAATTAGGGTATAATAAAGAAATTTTATCTGATTATTTCTTCGCATTATTATTTATAGGTATTATAGGTGCTCGTATTTGGTATGTCATCTTTACATTCAATGAGGTATATATTTCTAATCCACTTGAGATATTTGCTGTATGGCATGGTGGGTTAGCGATTCAAGGTGGAATTTTCACTGGATTAATTTATAGTTATTTCTTCTTTAAAAAGAGAAATATTCCTTTCTTAGTTGCAGGTGATGCAATTATGCCAGGAGTCTTGATTGCTCAAGCATGTGGACGCTGGGGGAATTTCTTTAATCATGAAGCATTTGGAAGTGAAGTGAGTTTGAAATTTTTAAATTCTTTACATTTACCAGATTTTATTATTCAAAATATGTATATTGATGGAGCATATCATCATCCTACATTTCTGTATGAATCCGTTGGTAATATTATTGCTTTCTTATTAATTATCTTTGTTATAAGAAAATTCCAGAAACATATTGGTATGCAGTTCTTTGGATATTTTGTATTCTATGGAGTTGTCAGATTTTTTGTAGAAGGTCTAAGAACTGATAGTTTAATGTTTGGACCAATTCGTATGGCACAATTGATTTCTATTGTTTTCTTTGCAGTAGGAATCGTTGGTATGGTCTATGTACATATGAAAGGAACAAAGGTAGAAGAGTTTCAAGTAGAGTAG
- the uvrB gene encoding excinuclease ABC subunit UvrB gives MEKFKLVSEYSPMGDQPTAIKQLVEGIRAGQKEQVLLGGTGTGKTFTVSNVIAEVNKPTLVLAHNKTLAGQLYSELKEFFPENRVEYFVSNFDFYQPEAYIPKSDVYIDKTAQTNYEIEMLRSAAMNSLLERRDTIVVASVASIYGLGNPEQYREMIFSLRVGQEIDRKELLTYLVDRQYQRNDIEQSKGTFRVRGDVIEIVPGHTESWLIRIELFGDEVERISEADPLTGKTLGSYKTYTIYPAYGYVTRKDQMLKACDTIAEELKERLKYFEEGMKPLEYERLDQRTRHDIEMLREVGMCPGIENYSRHIDGRQAGQRPYTLIDYFPDDFLMIVDESHVMLPQVRGMFNGDRSRKETLVEYGFRLPSALDNRPLRFEEFEKIINQVIYVSATPGDYELERTNGTFAEQIIRPTGLLDPIIEVRPSKNQIDDIISEINDRIEKNERVLITTLTKRMAEDLSAYLKEMGMKVAYLHSDTKTLERTEILRDLRLGKYDVLIGINLLREGLDLPEVSLVCILDADKEGFLRSQRSLIQTIGRAARNAHGKVIMYGDNMTDSMKKAIDETSRRREIQEEYNREHHITPQTIHKEIRDLIQGKETIDEATSLLKKGKKADKKAKKKLIDDLEKEMKQAAKVLDFERAMELRDMIMELKGEK, from the coding sequence ATGGAAAAGTTTAAACTTGTTTCTGAATATTCTCCAATGGGAGATCAGCCAACTGCTATTAAACAATTGGTAGAGGGTATACGAGCAGGTCAAAAAGAGCAGGTTTTATTAGGAGGTACAGGGACAGGAAAAACTTTTACTGTTTCTAATGTTATTGCCGAAGTCAATAAACCAACATTGGTTTTAGCACATAATAAAACGTTGGCAGGGCAGTTATATTCAGAGTTAAAAGAATTCTTTCCTGAAAATCGTGTGGAATATTTTGTTTCTAACTTTGATTTTTATCAACCTGAAGCATATATTCCTAAAAGTGATGTTTATATAGATAAAACTGCTCAAACCAATTATGAAATTGAAATGTTACGTTCTGCAGCAATGAACTCTTTACTAGAAAGAAGAGATACAATCGTTGTGGCATCAGTTGCTTCAATATATGGATTAGGAAATCCAGAACAGTATCGAGAAATGATTTTTTCGTTAAGGGTAGGACAGGAAATAGATCGTAAAGAGTTATTAACATATTTAGTTGATCGTCAATATCAAAGAAATGATATTGAACAATCGAAAGGAACCTTTAGAGTTCGAGGAGATGTTATTGAAATAGTTCCAGGTCATACTGAAAGTTGGTTAATACGTATTGAGTTATTTGGTGATGAGGTTGAACGTATTAGTGAAGCTGATCCCTTAACAGGAAAAACACTAGGAAGTTATAAGACATATACAATTTATCCAGCTTATGGATATGTAACAAGAAAAGATCAGATGTTAAAAGCGTGTGATACGATTGCGGAAGAATTAAAAGAAAGATTAAAGTATTTTGAAGAAGGTATGAAACCTTTGGAATATGAGCGATTAGACCAGCGAACTCGCCATGATATTGAAATGTTAAGAGAAGTTGGAATGTGCCCAGGAATTGAGAATTATTCACGTCATATAGATGGAAGACAAGCAGGACAGAGACCCTATACTCTAATTGATTATTTTCCTGATGATTTTTTAATGATAGTAGATGAAAGTCATGTGATGTTACCACAAGTTAGAGGCATGTTTAATGGTGATAGAAGTCGTAAAGAGACATTGGTGGAATATGGATTTAGATTACCTAGTGCTCTTGATAATAGACCGCTGCGTTTTGAAGAATTTGAAAAGATTATTAATCAGGTCATTTATGTATCAGCTACACCAGGTGATTATGAATTAGAAAGAACCAATGGTACTTTTGCTGAACAGATTATTAGACCGACTGGATTGCTTGATCCAATTATTGAAGTTCGTCCTTCAAAGAATCAAATTGATGATATTATTAGTGAGATTAATGATCGCATTGAAAAGAATGAGAGAGTCTTGATTACAACTTTAACAAAGAGAATGGCCGAAGATTTAAGTGCTTATCTCAAAGAAATGGGGATGAAAGTAGCTTATCTTCATTCTGATACAAAAACTTTGGAAAGAACAGAAATCTTAAGAGATTTACGTCTTGGGAAGTATGATGTTTTAATTGGTATTAACTTATTAAGAGAAGGTCTCGATTTGCCAGAAGTTTCACTTGTTTGTATCTTAGATGCTGATAAGGAAGGTTTCTTAAGAAGTCAGCGTTCATTAATACAGACAATTGGTCGTGCTGCACGTAATGCGCATGGAAAAGTCATTATGTATGGTGATAATATGACTGATTCTATGAAAAAGGCGATTGATGAAACAAGTCGTCGCCGAGAGATTCAAGAAGAGTATAATAGAGAACATCATATTACTCCACAAACAATTCATAAGGAAATTCGTGATTTGATACAAGGAAAAGAAACAATTGATGAAGCGACTTCACTTCTTAAAAAAGGTAAAAAGGCTGATAAGAAAGCGAAGAAGAAATTAATTGATGATTTAGAGAAAGAAATGAAACAGGCTGCCAAGGTTCTTGATTTTGAACGTGCGATGGAATTAAGAGATATGATTATGGAACTTAAAGGTGAAAAGTGA